The Methanobacterium lacus genome includes a region encoding these proteins:
- a CDS encoding glycosyltransferase family 2 protein, translating to MEDVKVSIIIPVYNVQKYLRQCLDSVTNQTLKEIQIICVNDGSTDGSLDILEEYAQKDDRILVVNQENSGCAVARKTGLKHSTGEYIEFVDSDDWLELDALEKTYNNAISNHSDLVLFPISRYNDRENKYFNSGSTVENYFDDPTIDYNNFTFQIKDIKPFLLNSSFSVWFKLYKSDFIKGYDDFYFPRNMNFEDVPFHVQIMIRATKISFCPGKIYNYRTSNMDSITNSVYVKEKIFDIFEVINHVEKILIENDLREEYNFEFIRFKINQLGYWFQQSDERFKEELFLRIKKEFEALKLSDEDVDRLNHRLRNIYLHVSATNTLGEMVLFEEKLDLEEQLKQQKRQYTVQIKDMNQNFKNKFNEQRINLENTRANYEERILNQKKSHEKVTEHNLKRIENLQIAQSKNITAIKSLENDLNQIKTELKKILNTKPYRFAYFLHRFSHEFVKGDMTNKTDFIRWSLAQITGKKSDNEIKYNPLGKLIK from the coding sequence ATGGAAGATGTTAAAGTATCGATAATTATTCCTGTTTATAATGTTCAAAAGTATCTAAGGCAGTGCTTAGATAGTGTTACAAATCAAACTCTCAAAGAAATTCAGATTATATGTGTAAACGATGGATCAACAGATGGTTCTCTTGATATTCTGGAAGAATACGCTCAAAAAGATGATAGGATCCTAGTTGTGAATCAGGAAAACTCTGGTTGTGCCGTTGCAAGGAAAACTGGTTTGAAACATTCCACTGGGGAGTACATTGAATTTGTAGATTCTGATGATTGGCTTGAATTAGATGCCCTCGAAAAAACCTACAATAATGCTATTTCAAACCATTCTGATCTTGTTCTATTTCCAATTTCTCGTTACAATGACAGGGAAAACAAGTATTTCAATTCAGGATCAACCGTTGAAAACTACTTCGATGATCCAACAATTGATTACAACAATTTTACATTCCAAATTAAGGATATTAAACCCTTTTTATTAAACAGCAGTTTTTCAGTTTGGTTTAAATTGTACAAATCTGATTTTATCAAGGGATATGATGATTTCTATTTCCCCCGCAACATGAATTTTGAAGATGTGCCATTTCATGTTCAAATAATGATAAGGGCCACTAAAATATCCTTTTGTCCCGGTAAAATCTACAACTACCGCACATCCAATATGGATTCCATAACAAATTCAGTTTATGTTAAAGAAAAAATTTTTGACATATTTGAGGTTATTAATCACGTGGAAAAAATTTTGATTGAGAATGATCTCAGGGAAGAATATAACTTTGAGTTCATTAGATTTAAAATAAATCAATTGGGGTACTGGTTCCAACAAAGTGATGAAAGATTTAAAGAAGAATTGTTCTTAAGAATTAAAAAAGAATTTGAAGCCTTGAAACTCAGTGATGAGGATGTTGATAGGTTGAATCATAGACTGAGAAATATTTACCTCCATGTATCAGCTACCAATACTCTTGGTGAAATGGTTCTGTTTGAAGAAAAATTGGATCTAGAAGAACAGTTAAAACAACAGAAACGGCAATACACTGTTCAGATCAAGGATATGAATCAGAATTTTAAAAATAAATTTAATGAACAGAGAATAAACCTTGAAAATACCAGGGCAAATTATGAGGAGAGAATTTTAAATCAGAAGAAGAGCCACGAAAAAGTGACAGAACATAACTTAAAAAGGATCGAAAACCTTCAGATTGCACAAAGTAAAAATATCACGGCCATTAAATCACTTGAAAATGATTTAAATCAAATTAAAACAGAGCTGAAAAAAATATTAAACACAAAGCCCTACAGATTCGCATATTTCTTACACAGATTCTCACATGAATTTGTCAAGGGTGACATGACAAATAAAACAGATTTCATAAGATGGAGTTTAGCTCAAATTACAGGTAAAAAATCTGATAATGAAATTAAGTACAATCCCCTTGGGAAATTGATTAAGTAG
- a CDS encoding nucleotide sugar dehydrogenase: MNNQTRIALYGLGYIGLPTASLLAKNGYKVVGVDINPQTVEKINSGISPIMEPGLETIISDMVANKMLSATTNGVEAAVNSNIMIVVVPTPVDNNNCSDLTAVISACETISKGLKKDDLVIIESTSPPYTCENVVIPILEKSGLKSGKDFGVAYTPERALPNNTIYEMTHNARIIGGINPESSAQAAEIYGSITEGKVVTVKDTVTAEMVKLMENTYRDTNIALANELAMVCESINIDVIEAIEASNYHPRVNIHTPGPGVGGHCLSIDPYFIVEIAKENGVPARLIQTAREINEHMPNHVASLVEKSLKNKGKSISSSTVGVLGVAYKGNVADYRETPSKNLIDTLNGLGAKVLANDPYVDPEIIRRMEAEPVDLKEALNCDCVVLMTDHDDYRSITPEMIKKSILICNRPILDQDLFKSSGIEFKGVGRN, from the coding sequence ATGAATAATCAAACTAGAATTGCTTTATATGGTTTGGGGTATATAGGGCTTCCAACAGCATCATTATTAGCTAAAAACGGTTATAAAGTTGTTGGTGTAGATATTAATCCTCAAACTGTTGAAAAGATCAATTCAGGAATTTCTCCTATCATGGAACCAGGTTTAGAGACCATTATTTCAGACATGGTTGCAAATAAAATGTTGTCTGCAACTACCAATGGGGTTGAAGCTGCTGTCAATTCCAATATAATGATAGTTGTGGTTCCAACACCGGTTGACAACAACAATTGTTCAGATTTAACAGCAGTTATTTCAGCTTGTGAAACCATTTCAAAGGGATTGAAAAAGGATGATCTGGTCATAATTGAAAGTACCAGTCCTCCATACACATGCGAAAACGTTGTGATTCCAATTCTAGAAAAAAGTGGATTGAAATCTGGAAAAGATTTCGGAGTAGCATACACTCCTGAAAGAGCACTTCCAAACAACACAATATATGAAATGACACACAACGCAAGAATAATAGGTGGAATAAACCCTGAAAGTTCTGCACAAGCAGCAGAAATTTATGGATCGATCACTGAGGGAAAGGTTGTAACAGTAAAGGACACTGTCACGGCTGAAATGGTAAAACTCATGGAAAATACCTACAGGGACACGAACATAGCACTTGCCAATGAACTAGCAATGGTATGTGAATCCATAAATATAGATGTAATAGAGGCTATTGAAGCATCAAATTATCATCCCAGAGTAAATATTCACACTCCAGGACCCGGTGTGGGCGGGCACTGTTTATCAATAGATCCCTATTTTATAGTGGAAATAGCCAAGGAAAATGGAGTCCCTGCGAGATTAATTCAGACAGCAAGGGAAATAAACGAACACATGCCAAACCATGTGGCATCCCTGGTAGAAAAATCATTAAAAAACAAGGGTAAATCCATATCTTCTTCAACTGTAGGAGTTTTGGGTGTTGCGTACAAAGGAAACGTTGCAGATTACAGGGAAACTCCTTCAAAAAATTTGATAGATACTCTGAATGGTTTGGGGGCCAAGGTACTTGCAAACGATCCATACGTTGATCCTGAGATAATAAGAAGGATGGAAGCAGAACCTGTGGATTTAAAAGAAGCACTAAACTGTGATTGTGTTGTATTGATGACTGATCATGATGATTATCGTAGCATAACTCCTGAAATGATTAAAAAATCGATTTTAATTTGTAACAGACCCATACTAGATCAGGATCTTTTCAAATCATCAGGAATTGAATTTAAAGGTGTTGGAAGGAATTAA